The following proteins come from a genomic window of Phnomibacter ginsenosidimutans:
- a CDS encoding TonB-dependent receptor domain-containing protein: MPTALLLEQRVFLLFIIELSIMKTQTYFRYIFSFVLVLLFAGKSLAQTADTTVSITVQGLCVMCKDRIEKAAKGKGVSFAEWSAETKLLKLTFNPKSTTLDKIENRIVAVGHDIGEKKANNAVYEDLPACCHYRDGSGEALMNGSSNGPLIQGVVLEENDKGAFKPLQGASVQWLGTTQGTVTNEQGVFSLHQHSGADQIVISYTGFKSDTIAINPQEAVMVVMAKNGTLQEVKVTARQRSLYISTTNAFRTQVMTEKELYKAACCNLSESFETNPSVDVSFTDAVTGSKQIQLLGLSGNYTQLTVENLPGPRGLATPMGLNYIPGTWVESIQLTKGAGSVANGFESIAGRINVEMKKPETAEKLYANVYVNSMGKTDINLNLAQKVGKQWSTELLLHDAFLYNNMDFNKDMYRDLPTGNLFTALNRWKYEGTNGWMTQFGAKVLTDRKVGGDMNFKANPHRGSTHMYGLGFNTDRYEGFAKIGYVFPEKKYQSIGLQLSGFDHKQDSYFGTTTYNAKQQNFYANLIYQSIINNTNHKFRTGLSYVHDKYHETLNAQHFQRTEAVPGAFFEYTYEYLTKFSVVAGIRADHNSLFGWFATPRVHLRYQPFSNTTVRLSVGRGQRTANIIAENTAVLVSARQFEILGTQNGKAYGLNPEVAWNKGISIDQKFKLFSRDASLGIDFFRNDFTQQVVVDMEDPRKTSFYNLDGKSYSNSFQTELNFSPLYKFDVRLAYRLFDVKSTYDGKLLEKPLLSRHRAFANLAYEKNGWKFDFTINYNSSKRIPSTASNPSALVQPTQSPDYVLMNAQISKTLSGKKPLEIYLGGENLGNYFQQNAIVDPMNPFGSYFDASLIWGPITGRMIYAGFRFKIK; the protein is encoded by the coding sequence ATGCCAACCGCTCTCCTATTGGAGCAGCGGGTATTTCTGTTATTCATCATTGAACTAAGTATTATGAAAACACAAACTTATTTCCGTTATATTTTTTCTTTTGTATTGGTACTGTTGTTTGCAGGCAAAAGCCTGGCGCAAACTGCAGATACAACCGTAAGCATTACCGTACAAGGCCTTTGCGTAATGTGTAAAGACCGTATTGAAAAAGCCGCCAAAGGCAAGGGGGTCAGCTTTGCTGAATGGAGTGCCGAAACCAAGCTACTGAAACTCACTTTCAACCCCAAGAGCACCACGCTGGATAAAATTGAAAACCGCATCGTAGCAGTAGGCCACGACATTGGCGAAAAGAAAGCCAACAATGCTGTGTATGAAGACTTGCCTGCTTGCTGCCACTACCGCGATGGCAGCGGCGAAGCACTGATGAACGGGAGCAGCAATGGCCCGCTCATTCAGGGTGTGGTGCTGGAAGAAAATGACAAAGGCGCTTTCAAACCTTTACAAGGTGCTTCTGTGCAATGGCTGGGTACCACACAAGGTACAGTTACGAATGAGCAGGGAGTATTTTCACTGCATCAGCATAGCGGTGCCGATCAAATCGTTATCAGCTACACAGGTTTTAAATCAGATACCATTGCCATCAATCCGCAAGAAGCTGTGATGGTGGTAATGGCCAAAAACGGCACGCTGCAAGAGGTGAAAGTAACAGCCCGCCAGCGGTCGTTGTACATCAGCACCACCAATGCTTTTCGTACACAAGTAATGACTGAAAAAGAATTGTACAAGGCCGCTTGTTGCAACCTCAGCGAAAGCTTTGAAACCAACCCATCGGTGGATGTTTCTTTTACTGATGCCGTAACGGGCAGCAAGCAAATTCAACTGCTTGGCCTGAGTGGCAACTATACACAGTTAACTGTTGAAAACCTGCCGGGGCCAAGAGGTTTGGCTACGCCGATGGGCCTCAACTACATACCCGGCACTTGGGTAGAAAGCATTCAGCTCACCAAGGGTGCAGGCAGTGTGGCCAATGGTTTTGAAAGCATTGCGGGGCGAATCAACGTAGAAATGAAGAAGCCCGAAACGGCGGAAAAACTCTATGCGAATGTGTACGTCAACAGCATGGGCAAAACAGACATCAACCTGAACCTGGCACAGAAAGTAGGTAAGCAATGGAGCACCGAATTGCTGTTGCATGATGCCTTCTTGTACAACAACATGGACTTCAACAAAGACATGTATCGTGACTTACCTACGGGCAATTTGTTTACCGCACTCAACCGCTGGAAATATGAAGGCACCAATGGCTGGATGACACAGTTTGGCGCCAAAGTACTCACCGATAGAAAAGTGGGTGGCGATATGAATTTCAAAGCCAATCCGCACCGTGGTTCTACCCACATGTATGGCTTGGGTTTTAATACCGACCGCTACGAAGGCTTTGCTAAAATCGGCTATGTATTTCCGGAGAAAAAATACCAAAGCATTGGCTTGCAACTCTCAGGCTTCGATCACAAACAGGACAGCTACTTTGGCACCACTACTTACAATGCCAAGCAACAAAACTTTTATGCCAACCTTATTTATCAATCCATCATCAACAACACCAACCACAAGTTCAGAACGGGTTTGAGTTATGTGCACGACAAGTATCATGAAACCCTGAATGCGCAACACTTTCAGCGAACAGAAGCCGTACCCGGCGCCTTCTTCGAATACACGTACGAATACCTCACCAAGTTTAGTGTGGTAGCCGGTATTCGTGCCGACCACAATAGTTTGTTTGGTTGGTTTGCTACGCCCCGTGTGCATCTGCGTTATCAGCCCTTCAGCAATACCACTGTGCGGCTGAGTGTGGGTCGTGGTCAGCGCACCGCCAACATCATTGCAGAAAACACCGCTGTGTTGGTAAGTGCCCGCCAGTTTGAAATACTGGGTACGCAAAACGGTAAAGCCTACGGCCTCAACCCTGAAGTGGCCTGGAACAAAGGCATCAGCATTGATCAGAAGTTCAAACTGTTTAGCCGCGATGCATCGTTGGGTATCGATTTCTTCCGCAACGATTTTACCCAACAGGTAGTGGTAGACATGGAAGACCCACGCAAAACAAGCTTTTACAATCTGGATGGCAAATCATACTCCAACAGCTTCCAGACAGAGTTGAATTTTTCGCCCCTCTACAAGTTTGATGTACGATTGGCCTACCGTTTGTTTGATGTAAAAAGTACCTATGATGGCAAGCTGCTCGAAAAGCCATTGCTGAGCCGCCACCGTGCATTTGCCAATCTGGCGTATGAAAAGAATGGTTGGAAATTTGACTTCACCATCAACTACAACAGCAGCAAACGCATTCCTTCTACCGCCAGTAACCCAAGCGCATTGGTGCAACCTACTCAGTCGCCAGATTATGTGCTGATGAATGCGCAAATCAGCAAAACACTGTCGGGTAAAAAACCGTTGGAAATTTACCTTGGCGGCGAAAACCTGGGCAACTATTTTCAGCAGAATGCCATTGTCGACCCCATGAATCCGTTTGGCAGCTACTTCGATGCTTCGCTGATTTGGGGCCCTATCACCGGCCGCATGATTTACGCAGGTTTCCGTTTCAAAATCAAGTAA
- a CDS encoding HYC_CC_PP family protein: MKKLLTILLLSLYGLSVSGMSVHLHYCCGKVAGMSIGYEKQSEKGCKHGMKKTMPGCCIDDQVSIDTDDNQGSAHTVAVPEVPVAFVEQYFATVTVPVYNSHEPTNAAIRGSPPLHSVPLYLANCVFRN, encoded by the coding sequence TTGAAAAAGCTACTCACCATATTGCTCCTGAGTTTGTACGGGCTGTCGGTTTCCGGCATGTCGGTACACCTGCATTATTGCTGTGGCAAAGTAGCGGGTATGTCCATCGGTTACGAAAAGCAATCCGAAAAGGGCTGCAAGCATGGCATGAAGAAAACCATGCCCGGCTGCTGTATCGACGATCAGGTCAGCATTGACACCGACGACAATCAAGGCTCGGCACATACTGTAGCGGTGCCCGAAGTACCGGTAGCGTTTGTAGAACAGTATTTTGCTACAGTTACCGTTCCGGTGTACAATAGCCACGAGCCTACCAACGCTGCTATTCGTGGTTCGCCACCCTTACACTCAGTGCCGCTCTATCTGGCCAACTGTGTTTTCAGAAATTAA
- a CDS encoding YdcF family protein has product MVEDKSRNTYESALAAKPFLASKQVQDTSILITSAMHMPRALGCFAKAGIPVKAHVADYILVRNQFNWETVLVPDLSLLGQWQYLLKEMVGLQVYRWTGKAS; this is encoded by the coding sequence TTGGTAGAAGACAAAAGCCGCAACACCTACGAAAGTGCATTGGCAGCAAAACCATTTTTGGCCAGCAAACAAGTGCAGGATACCAGTATACTTATTACCTCTGCCATGCACATGCCACGGGCCTTGGGTTGTTTTGCAAAAGCTGGCATTCCGGTAAAAGCACATGTGGCCGATTACATATTGGTACGCAACCAATTCAATTGGGAAACAGTGCTCGTTCCCGACCTTTCTTTACTCGGCCAATGGCAATACCTGCTAAAAGAAATGGTGGGCCTGCAGGTGTACCGCTGGACGGGGAAAGCGAGTTAA
- a CDS encoding DEAD/DEAH box helicase, which produces MKFEKYPILPAIKANLAALGFTRLTDIQYKAMPSIMKGEDVLAIAQTGTGKTAAFAIPLVQHILTSKRRAAGVRALVMVPTRELAMQIHEVFCSIAKGTTAQVMAVVGGVEQDKQIARLQAGIDVLIATPGRLFDLIAQQHINIEAAEILVLDEADRMMALGFMRDIKDVKRRLPRQHQTLFFSATINEEIKDLAYSLVRNPIRIQVSPQNTVSRNVTHTVANIAMDDKRFFLERTIQQNPDSKILVFVRTRVRAERVQKAMERVGLKTAVIHGDKEQDERFEALKQFAEGTIKVLITTDVSARGIDIKKVEYVINYDIPDVAENYVHRVGRTGRGMEKGYALSFCSEEEKPLLAAVEKFIGQKIDVIDIPKGDYNDMIDLSASAATDMDAVKKLIAENEQRQQVKKRKKK; this is translated from the coding sequence ATGAAATTTGAGAAGTATCCCATTTTGCCAGCCATTAAGGCCAACCTTGCTGCGTTGGGTTTTACCCGTTTAACAGACATACAGTACAAAGCCATGCCCAGCATCATGAAGGGCGAAGATGTGCTGGCCATTGCACAAACCGGAACAGGTAAAACGGCTGCTTTTGCCATTCCGTTGGTGCAGCACATCCTTACCAGCAAGCGAAGGGCAGCCGGTGTGCGGGCATTGGTAATGGTGCCCACCCGTGAGCTGGCCATGCAAATTCATGAAGTGTTTTGCAGCATTGCCAAAGGCACTACGGCACAGGTAATGGCGGTGGTAGGCGGTGTGGAGCAAGACAAACAAATAGCCCGCCTGCAGGCCGGTATTGATGTGCTGATTGCTACGCCCGGCCGCTTGTTCGATTTGATTGCACAGCAACACATCAACATTGAAGCGGCAGAAATACTGGTGCTCGATGAAGCAGACAGAATGATGGCCCTGGGTTTTATGCGTGATATAAAAGATGTGAAACGCCGTTTGCCCCGGCAGCATCAAACCTTGTTTTTTTCTGCTACCATCAACGAAGAAATAAAAGACCTGGCTTACTCATTGGTGCGTAATCCTATTCGCATACAAGTGAGTCCGCAAAATACAGTGAGCCGTAACGTAACACACACAGTGGCCAACATTGCCATGGATGACAAACGCTTTTTTCTGGAGCGTACCATACAGCAAAATCCCGATAGTAAAATACTGGTGTTTGTACGTACACGGGTACGTGCCGAACGAGTGCAGAAAGCCATGGAAAGAGTAGGGTTGAAAACAGCTGTGATACATGGTGATAAAGAACAGGATGAACGCTTTGAAGCGTTGAAGCAATTTGCGGAGGGTACCATAAAAGTGCTCATCACTACTGATGTAAGTGCCAGAGGTATTGATATTAAAAAAGTAGAGTACGTTATCAATTACGATATACCCGATGTAGCTGAAAACTATGTACACCGCGTAGGCCGTACAGGCCGTGGTATGGAAAAAGGTTATGCCCTTTCTTTTTGCAGCGAAGAAGAAAAGCCCTTGCTGGCTGCGGTAGAAAAATTTATCGGGCAAAAAATAGATGTCATTGATATTCCGAAAGGAGATTACAACGACATGATTGATTTGTCGGCATCAGCTGCAACAGATATGGATGCCGTTAAAAAACTGATTGCTGAAAATGAACAGCGTCAGCAAGTTAAAAAGCGAAAGAAAAAGTAG
- a CDS encoding TonB-dependent receptor domain-containing protein: protein MSIENTGNSYNLKPLSDNLDLTHLSNAQWASKFAGSLQSSIDGGTSLAEAMRQARLVADAGRVEPGTPAFEQLKQTIVGINNWDHANLVPAVPNAPATGGAWLTQKSRIYHFDTQWDLSDEIKFANLLVGADWRTYEVIPDGNNFVDFSKPLDKRTTPGGNNVYYHKYGVFAQLSKAFFKDKLKLTASARVDQNLEFNPKFNPRIAAIWSVTPKQTLRVSFQNGFRFPALFEALSYVNNGNVRRVGGLAYINEGLGYLENSYTLASVNAFNNAVNRDVANGTARNTAALNNRNLLSITNLSPTRPERVNSFEAGYRSILLNNKLTIDVDVYYNVYDGFLGQVEVAVPSTDKVGTDASVLDMLSSNRARQIRYRVYTNAKNQYTSYGAAAGITYNFYKTYTFSANANYNKLKENESSDVFLTGFNTPDWVVNMSFGNREVVKNVGFNIVWRWQNAFNWESPLAIGRVEANQQVDAQVNYRIPKLHATIKLGASNLLNNRYIQYAAGPTIGGLYYTSVTLDGLFK, encoded by the coding sequence GTGAGCATTGAAAATACAGGGAACAGTTACAATCTGAAACCACTCAGCGACAATCTTGATTTGACGCACTTAAGCAATGCCCAATGGGCCAGCAAATTTGCAGGCAGTTTACAAAGCTCCATTGATGGCGGCACATCCCTTGCTGAAGCCATGCGCCAGGCAAGGCTGGTAGCCGATGCGGGCCGTGTAGAACCTGGCACGCCGGCTTTTGAGCAACTCAAACAAACCATTGTTGGCATCAACAATTGGGACCATGCCAACCTGGTGCCTGCAGTACCCAATGCCCCGGCTACCGGCGGTGCATGGCTTACGCAGAAAAGCCGCATTTACCATTTCGATACGCAATGGGATTTGAGTGATGAAATCAAATTTGCCAACCTGTTGGTGGGTGCCGATTGGCGTACATACGAAGTGATTCCTGATGGCAACAACTTTGTTGACTTCAGCAAGCCTTTGGATAAACGTACCACACCCGGTGGCAACAATGTATACTATCATAAATACGGCGTGTTTGCACAATTGAGTAAAGCATTCTTCAAAGACAAACTGAAACTCACCGCATCAGCAAGGGTAGATCAGAACCTCGAATTCAATCCGAAGTTCAATCCTCGCATTGCCGCTATTTGGTCGGTTACACCAAAGCAAACCCTGCGGGTTTCCTTTCAAAACGGATTTCGCTTCCCTGCTTTGTTTGAAGCACTCAGCTATGTCAACAACGGTAATGTGCGAAGAGTGGGTGGATTGGCTTACATCAATGAAGGATTGGGCTATCTGGAAAACAGCTACACTCTGGCAAGTGTGAATGCATTCAACAATGCCGTAAACAGAGATGTAGCCAATGGAACAGCACGAAATACGGCTGCACTCAACAATCGCAATCTGTTGTCTATTACCAACCTTTCACCTACCCGTCCGGAAAGAGTCAATTCATTTGAAGCTGGTTACAGAAGTATTTTACTCAACAACAAACTCACCATTGATGTAGATGTGTATTACAATGTGTACGATGGATTCCTCGGACAGGTAGAGGTAGCAGTGCCATCAACAGACAAAGTAGGTACAGATGCTTCGGTGCTGGATATGCTGAGCAGCAACCGGGCAAGGCAAATTCGTTATCGGGTGTATACCAATGCCAAAAATCAATATACCAGTTATGGTGCAGCTGCAGGCATCACTTACAACTTTTACAAGACCTACACATTTAGTGCCAATGCCAACTACAACAAACTGAAAGAAAATGAAAGCAGCGATGTTTTTCTCACTGGCTTCAATACACCAGACTGGGTTGTAAATATGTCGTTTGGCAACCGCGAAGTGGTGAAGAATGTTGGCTTCAATATTGTGTGGCGTTGGCAAAATGCATTCAACTGGGAAAGCCCCTTGGCAATAGGTCGTGTGGAAGCCAATCAGCAGGTAGATGCACAAGTGAACTATCGCATTCCAAAACTGCATGCCACCATTAAGCTGGGCGCCAGCAACCTGCTCAACAACCGTTACATCCAATATGCAGCCGGACCTACCATCGGCGGTTTGTATTACACATCCGTTACGCTGGATGGCTTGTTCAAATAA
- a CDS encoding carboxypeptidase-like regulatory domain-containing protein — MFTVLVYFKKFTLAVFFIIAANTAFAQLNGSVQISGRVVNESGSPLEGVSIVLKGGTQGTASDSAGNFSFIINQRFPFTLVFTSVGYAPYQLEVRNARSNVAVQLTTQTFIANEVVVTASRAEESRLKSPVAIEKLSIRALKETPAPSFYDALANVKGVQLTTSSLTFKVPNTRGFNNPNNFRFMQVVDGVDMQAATLGVPLGNTIGPTELDIQSVEITPGAASALYGMNAINGMANLITKSPFNHRGLSFYQKLGVNHVDGKDRDPSILTETAVRWADVIGEKWAYKINFSYLKGTDWVSSTATDQNTAANSRFPELNGIGNNPGYDAWNKYGDENNNNVSVQVRYNGRNETFNVRRTGYWEKDLVSPTVENLKFDAGLHYKINRNLEASYAYRIGEMDGIFQRGNKIQLDGVVVQNHKLELKGKTFLYEAM, encoded by the coding sequence TTGTTCACTGTTTTAGTGTACTTTAAAAAATTTACACTAGCGGTATTCTTCATTATTGCAGCCAATACTGCTTTCGCACAACTAAACGGCTCTGTTCAAATTAGTGGACGGGTAGTAAATGAATCCGGCAGTCCGCTGGAAGGCGTTAGCATTGTATTGAAAGGTGGCACGCAAGGCACAGCGTCAGACTCTGCAGGCAACTTTTCATTCATCATCAACCAACGCTTTCCGTTTACCCTTGTATTTACCAGTGTTGGGTATGCGCCATACCAGTTGGAAGTACGGAATGCCCGTTCGAATGTGGCAGTACAACTTACAACGCAAACCTTTATTGCCAACGAAGTAGTGGTTACCGCCAGTCGTGCCGAGGAATCGAGATTGAAGTCGCCGGTAGCTATTGAAAAGCTAAGCATACGGGCATTGAAAGAAACACCAGCACCCTCCTTTTACGATGCATTAGCCAATGTAAAGGGTGTACAACTCACCACGTCTTCCCTTACGTTTAAAGTGCCCAATACCCGTGGCTTTAATAATCCTAACAACTTTCGATTTATGCAAGTTGTAGATGGCGTAGACATGCAGGCTGCAACACTGGGTGTACCGTTGGGCAATACCATTGGTCCAACAGAATTGGACATTCAATCAGTAGAAATTACACCGGGTGCAGCTTCAGCTTTGTATGGTATGAATGCCATCAATGGCATGGCCAATCTCATCACGAAAAGCCCTTTCAATCATCGAGGGTTGAGCTTTTACCAAAAGCTGGGAGTAAACCATGTAGATGGCAAAGACCGCGACCCAAGTATTCTTACAGAAACTGCCGTTCGCTGGGCTGATGTGATTGGTGAAAAATGGGCGTACAAAATCAATTTCAGCTATCTGAAAGGAACCGATTGGGTAAGCAGCACCGCTACCGATCAAAACACGGCTGCTAACAGTCGCTTTCCGGAGCTCAATGGCATTGGCAACAACCCCGGCTATGATGCATGGAACAAGTATGGCGATGAAAACAACAACAATGTTTCTGTACAAGTAAGGTACAACGGTCGCAATGAAACGTTTAATGTGCGGAGAACAGGTTATTGGGAAAAAGATCTGGTGAGCCCTACCGTTGAAAACCTGAAGTTTGATGCCGGACTTCACTATAAAATCAATCGCAACCTCGAAGCCTCTTACGCCTATCGCATTGGCGAAATGGATGGCATATTTCAGCGGGGAAATAAAATTCAATTGGATGGCGTAGTGGTGCAAAACCACAAGCTTGAATTAAAAGGAAAAACCTTTTTGTACGAGGCTATGTGA
- a CDS encoding sulfite exporter TauE/SafE family protein: MKEVLHDSLPDELDALANNLHQVRSKLSGDFDKKVKQLNKITASLHVDESKDQRTRWFNIARWSLIVFASMLIGHFIFSYIPFQALADGTIDLYLQLDNNFGWILLAGFLAQIIDGSLGMGYGITSATIMLSAGVPPAAMSGSIHTAEMFASGASGLSHYRFGNVNKKLFKAIVIPGVIGAVIGAWLLVEFGESHAQYLRPMMACYTLFLGVKFIFNAFKTTVPKKKFKHYKLLAGTGGFLDSFGGGGWGPIVTSTLINRGRTPKYVIGTVSLTEFFVTLSSAFAFFIMIGVSHWQAIVALIIGSLIAAPIAARLAGKMPRKTAFLLLGCLVIVWSAKILIKIF, encoded by the coding sequence TTGAAAGAAGTATTGCATGACAGCCTGCCCGACGAGTTGGATGCATTGGCCAACAACCTGCATCAGGTGCGCAGCAAACTCAGCGGCGATTTTGATAAGAAAGTAAAACAGCTAAATAAAATCACCGCCTCTTTGCATGTAGATGAATCGAAAGATCAGCGTACCCGCTGGTTCAATATTGCCCGCTGGTCGTTGATTGTGTTTGCCTCCATGCTCATTGGCCATTTCATTTTTTCCTACATCCCATTTCAGGCATTGGCCGATGGCACCATCGACTTGTATTTACAGCTCGATAACAACTTTGGCTGGATATTGCTGGCGGGTTTTCTCGCCCAAATTATTGATGGTTCATTGGGTATGGGCTATGGCATCACTTCTGCTACCATCATGCTTTCCGCAGGTGTACCACCGGCTGCCATGAGTGGCAGCATTCACACAGCAGAAATGTTTGCCAGCGGCGCCAGCGGTTTGAGCCATTACCGTTTTGGCAACGTCAATAAAAAACTATTCAAAGCCATTGTGATACCGGGTGTTATTGGAGCAGTGATTGGTGCCTGGTTGTTGGTAGAATTTGGCGAAAGTCATGCACAATACCTGCGCCCCATGATGGCATGTTACACCTTGTTTTTGGGAGTGAAATTTATTTTCAATGCTTTTAAAACAACGGTACCCAAAAAGAAATTCAAGCACTATAAATTGTTAGCAGGCACCGGTGGTTTCCTCGATTCGTTTGGTGGTGGTGGCTGGGGCCCTATTGTTACCAGCACCCTCATCAACAGGGGCCGCACACCTAAGTACGTGATTGGCACCGTAAGCCTCACCGAATTTTTTGTTACCCTCAGTAGTGCCTTCGCCTTTTTCATCATGATTGGCGTGAGCCATTGGCAGGCGATTGTCGCACTCATCATTGGTAGTCTTATTGCCGCCCCAATTGCTGCAAGGCTGGCAGGAAAAATGCCCCGCAAAACGGCTTTCTTATTGTTGGGTTGTTTGGTGATTGTATGGAGTGCCAAAATCCTCATCAAAATTTTCTAA
- a CDS encoding precorrin-2 dehydrogenase/sirohydrochlorin ferrochelatase family protein, with translation MSAKLLIEDEVASAKEFNPLFPVFVKLEQMRVLVIGAGPVGTEKLQAILSNSPRTNITVLAEVFSPGMQQLLQQHPHIQQLQASYSPTHLSLADVVMVAVNNRALAEDIYYEAKQQHKWVNVADTPDLCDFYLSSVVKKGR, from the coding sequence ATGAGTGCGAAATTGTTGATAGAAGATGAAGTGGCCTCTGCCAAGGAATTCAATCCCTTGTTTCCGGTGTTTGTAAAACTGGAACAAATGAGGGTGTTGGTAATTGGTGCCGGCCCTGTGGGTACAGAAAAACTGCAAGCCATTTTGAGCAATTCGCCCCGTACCAACATTACGGTACTGGCCGAAGTATTCAGCCCCGGCATGCAGCAGTTATTGCAGCAGCATCCGCACATTCAACAACTGCAAGCATCTTATTCTCCTACGCATCTTTCCCTTGCTGATGTAGTGATGGTGGCAGTAAATAACCGAGCACTTGCAGAAGACATTTACTACGAAGCCAAGCAACAGCACAAATGGGTGAACGTGGCAGACACTCCCGATCTCTGCGATTTTTACTTATCGTCTGTGGTAAAAAAGGGCAGGTAA
- a CDS encoding NADPH-dependent assimilatory sulfite reductase hemoprotein subunit — MKPSPVEKIKKESQGLRGTLTEALQNDLTGAVSEADLQVIKFHGMYLQDDRDRREERAAKKLERLYSFMIRLRLPGGTLTADQWLATHHIAGEHSTGVIKITTRQTIQLHGLLKSDIKPTIQAFNAAQLDSIATCGDINRNVAASSHPAFSPIHAQVHAYADKISSLLMPKTRAYYEIWLDEEKLAERSEEDPLYQDRYLPRKFKIGIAIPPNNDVDVYTNDLGLIAIIENNELIGFNIAIGGGLSQTHGNTATYPRLASTIGFVAGEENTLKVIYEILTVQRDYGNRRDRKLARLKYTVDNLGLDKYKAEVERRSGVRIEPAKPVQFDARQDLFGWQQAANGLWYYTVFVEHGRVTDDANAATKTALYEIAKTGKCNFRFTSNQNVIVADVQEQDKAAIDALLEQFSVKAFTEYSSAVRKNSMACVAFNTCPLALAEAQRYLPSLISKIEPLLEKHGLQEEEIIVRMTGCPNGCGRSPAAEIGFIGTAYGLYNLHIGGDRIGKRLNVKYQENVDEAGILKELDSLFEAYVQQKLPNENFGDFSYRFVQNSSK; from the coding sequence ATGAAACCATCACCGGTTGAAAAAATAAAAAAAGAAAGTCAGGGACTGCGGGGCACACTCACAGAAGCCCTGCAAAATGATTTGACAGGCGCCGTGAGTGAAGCCGATTTGCAGGTCATCAAATTTCATGGCATGTACCTACAAGACGACCGCGACAGAAGAGAAGAACGGGCTGCCAAAAAATTAGAACGCCTCTACTCTTTTATGATTCGCCTTCGCTTGCCTGGCGGTACTTTAACTGCCGACCAGTGGTTGGCAACGCATCATATAGCCGGCGAACATTCTACAGGAGTCATCAAAATCACCACCCGACAAACTATACAATTACATGGCTTGTTGAAGTCAGACATCAAACCAACGATACAGGCATTTAATGCCGCTCAATTGGATAGCATTGCTACCTGCGGCGACATCAACCGAAACGTTGCGGCAAGTTCGCATCCTGCATTCTCTCCCATTCATGCACAAGTGCATGCCTATGCCGATAAAATCAGCAGCCTGCTGATGCCCAAAACCAGGGCTTACTATGAAATATGGCTGGATGAAGAAAAGCTGGCCGAACGTTCGGAAGAAGATCCCCTGTACCAAGACCGTTACCTGCCGAGAAAATTCAAAATCGGTATTGCCATTCCACCCAACAATGATGTGGATGTATATACGAATGATTTGGGATTGATTGCCATCATTGAAAACAATGAGTTGATTGGTTTCAACATTGCCATTGGCGGTGGCCTAAGCCAAACCCATGGCAATACAGCCACGTACCCCCGACTGGCCAGCACCATTGGTTTTGTAGCCGGTGAAGAAAACACGCTGAAAGTGATTTATGAAATACTGACGGTGCAAAGAGATTATGGCAACCGCAGAGATAGAAAACTAGCCCGATTAAAGTATACCGTTGACAACCTTGGCCTCGATAAATACAAAGCTGAAGTAGAACGCAGAAGCGGCGTCAGGATTGAACCCGCTAAGCCGGTACAGTTTGATGCCCGGCAAGATTTGTTTGGCTGGCAGCAAGCCGCCAATGGTTTGTGGTATTACACTGTGTTTGTAGAGCATGGCCGTGTAACGGATGATGCCAACGCAGCAACAAAAACTGCGTTGTATGAAATAGCCAAAACAGGCAAGTGCAATTTTCGTTTCACCAGCAATCAAAACGTGATTGTGGCTGATGTGCAGGAGCAAGACAAAGCCGCTATTGATGCATTGCTGGAACAATTTTCTGTGAAAGCCTTTACAGAATACAGCAGTGCAGTTCGCAAAAACAGCATGGCTTGTGTTGCCTTCAATACATGTCCGTTAGCATTGGCAGAAGCGCAACGGTATCTGCCTTCACTCATTTCCAAAATAGAACCGCTGTTGGAAAAACATGGTTTGCAAGAGGAAGAAATCATTGTTCGCATGACGGGCTGCCCCAATGGCTGCGGTCGTTCGCCAGCTGCTGAAATAGGATTTATCGGCACGGCGTATGGCTTGTACAATTTGCATATTGGTGGCGATAGAATTGGCAAACGCCTGAATGTAAAATATCAGGAAAATGTAGACGAAGCGGGTATTTTAAAAGAGCTCGATTCTTTGTTCGAAGCATACGTTCAGCAAAAGCTACCCAACGAAAATTTTGGCGATTTCAGTTATCGCTTTGTTCAAAACAGCAGTAAGTAA